From the genome of Lotus japonicus ecotype B-129 chromosome 6, LjGifu_v1.2, one region includes:
- the LOC130726085 gene encoding ubiquitin-activating enzyme E1 1-like isoform X2 — translation MLPRKRPCDGEVVEAETDDKSFPKKYRIAAAAATGTAGDSTVSFNSSTDGTNRNDSSDMTLGDSNPPDIDEDLHSRQLAVYGRETMRRLFGSSVLISGMQGLGVEIAKNLILAGVKSVTLHDEGTVELWDLSSNFVFTEDDIGKNRAVASVSKLQELNTAVVVLSLTTALTKEQLSNFQAVVFTDISLEKACEFNDYCHIHQPPISFIKAEVRGLFGSVFCDFGPEFTVVDVDGEDPHTGIIASISNDNPALVSCVDDERLEFQDGDFVVFSEVHGMKELSDGKPRKIKNARAYSFTLEEDTTNYGIYEKGGIVTQVKQPKVLNFKPLREALSDPGDFLLSDFSKFDRPPLLHFAFQALDKFISELGRFPVAGVEDDAQKLISIASNINDNSGDGKLEDINPKLLRHFSFGARAVLNPMAAMFGGIVGQEVVKACSGKFHPLFQFFYFDSVESLPSEPLGPDDFRPVNCRYDAQISVFGKKLQKKLEDSQVFVVGSGALGCEFLKNLALMGVSCGSQGKLTVTDDDVIEKSNLSRQFLFRDWNIGQAKSTVAASAAASINSRFNIEALQNRVSPETENVFHDSFWENLSVVINALDNVNARLYVDQRCLYFQKPLLESGTLGAKCNTQMVIPHLTENYGASRDPPEKQAPMCTVHSFPHNIDHCLTWARSEFEGLLEKTPAEVNTYLSNPSEFTNTARNAGDAQARDNLERVIECLDSEKCETFEDCITWARLKYVPLITNACFFCFNNVVGVCLYFCFIHTLFFHRFEDYFANRVKQLIYTFPEDSATSTGAPFWSAPKRFPQPLHFSSSDSGHLNFVMAASILRAETFGILIPDWVKNPRKMAEAVDKVIVPDFQPKKGVKIETDEKATSLSTASIDDAAVINDLIVTLERCRTKLPPKFRMKPIQFEKDDDTNYHMDVIAGLANMRARNYSIPEVDKLKAKFIAGRIIPAIATSTAMATGLVCLELYKAVDGGHKVEDYRNTFANLALPLFSMAEPVPPKVIKHKDMSWTVWDRWILEGNPTLKELLEWLKAKGLHAYSISCGNCMLYNSMFPRHKERIDKKVADLAREVAKLEIPPYRRHLDVVVACEDDDDNDIDIPQVSIYFR, via the exons ATGCTTCCTAGAAAGAGACCCTGTGACGGAGAGGTTGTAGAAGCTGAGACTGACGACAAGAGTTTCCCCAAGAAGTATCGGATTGCCGCCGCCGCCGCTACCGGAACTGCCGGAGACTCTACTGTGAGCTTCAACAGCAGCACCGACGGAACCAACAGGAACGACAGCAGCGACATGACTTTGGGCGATTCCAATCCGCCGGACATTGATGAGGATTTGCATAGCCGGCAGCTTGCCGTGTATGGTCGCGAGACCATGCGCAGGCTCTTCGGCTCCAGCGTGCTCATCTCAGGGATGCAAGGTCTTGGTGTCGAGATAG CGAAGAATCTCATTCTTGCTGGAGTAAAATCTGTGACCTTGCATGATGAGGGGACTGTAGAGTTATGGGATCTTTCTAGCAATTTTGTGTTTACAGAGGATGACATTGGTAAGAACAGGGCAGTGGCTTCTGTCAGTAAGTTGCAGGAACTCAACACTGCAGTGGTTGTACTGAGCTTGACCACTGCTCTAACAAAGGAGCAACTTTCTAATTTCCAA gcTGTTGTTTTTACTGATATCAGTCTTGAGAAAGCCTGCGAGTTCAATGATTACTGCCACATTCATCAACCTCCTATCTCTTTTATTAAAGCTGAAGTTAGAGGCCTTTTTGGCTCTGTGTTCTGTGATTTTGGACCTGAGTTCACTGTTGTTGATGTTGATGGAGAGGACCCTCATACTGGCATAATTGCATCTATCAGCAACGACAACCCTGCTCTAGTATCCTGTGTTGATGATGAGAGGCTTGAGTTTCAGGATGGAGATTTTGTTGTATTCTCTGAAGTTCATGGTATGAAAGAATTGAGTGATGGAAAGCCAAGGAAGATTAAGAATGCCAGAGCATATTCATTTACTCTTGAAGAAGACACCACAAATTATGGTATCTATGAGAAAGGTGGCATTGTTACACAGGTCAAACAACCAAAGGTATTGAACTTTAAGCCACTCAGGGAAGCACTCAGTGATCCAGGCGACTTTCTTCTGAGTGATTTTTCCAAGTTTGATCGCCCACCTCTCCTTCACTTTGCATTCCAGGCTTTGGATAAGTTCATTTCTGAGTTAGGTCGTTTTCCTGTTGCTGGAGTGGAAGATGATGCTCAGAAGCTTATATCCATTGCCAGTAACATTAATGACAACTCAGGCGATGGGAAATTAGAAGATATAAATCCAAAGCTTTTGCGACACTTTTCCTTTGGTGCTAGGGCAGTATTGAACCCTATGGCTGCAATGTTTGGTGGAATTGTTGGACAAGAGGTTGTCAAAGCATGCTCTGGAAAGTTTCATCCACTTTTTCAA TTTTTCTACTTCGATTCTGTGGAATCACTTCCTTCAGAACCACTGGGACCTGATGATTTCAGACCAGTAAATTGTCGTTATGATGCACAGATTTCAGTTTTTGGAAAGAAGTTACAAAAGAAGTTAGAGGACTCTCAAGTGTTTGTTGTTGGATCTGGTGCGTTGGGatgtgaatttttaaaaaatcttgCTCTTATGGGAGTTTCTTGTGGAAGTCAGGGGAAGCTCACAGTTACTGATGATGATGTGATAGAGAAGAGTAACCTAAGTAGGCAGTTCCTCTTCCGTGATTGGAATATTGGACAGGCCAAGTCCACAGTTGCTGCTTCAGCTGCTGCATCTATAAATTCTCGATTTAATATTGAAGCTCTACAAAATCGCGTTAGCCCTGAAACTGAAAATGTATTTCATGATAGCTTCTGGGAAAATTTGAGTGTTGTGATCAATGCACTAGACAATGTGAATGCAAGACTATATGTTGATCAGAGATGCTTGTATTTCCAAAAGCCTCTTCTTGAGTCTGGAACTCTTGGAGCCAAATGCAATACCCAGATGGTCATTCCCCACCTGACAGAAAACTATGGTGCGTCAAGAGATCCTCCAGAGAAACAGGCTCCGATGTGTACTGTGCACTCATTTCCCCACAATATTGACCATTGCTTGACATGGGCGCGATCAGAGTTTGAGGGGTTGCTTGAGAAAACTCCAGCTGAAGTGAATACATATTTGTCTAACCCAAGTGAATTTACTAATACAGCGAGGAATGCTGGTGATGCTCAAGCAAGGGATAACTTGGAGCGTGTTATTGAGTGCCTGGACAGCGAAAAGTGTGAAACTTTTGAAGACTGTATCACTTGGGCCCGGTTAAAGTATGTCCCCTTGATAACAAATgcttgtttcttttgttttaatAATGTTGTGGGAGTGTGTTTGTATTTCTGTTTCATTCATACACTTTTTTTCCACAGGTTCGAAGATTATTTTGCTAATCGAGTAAAGCAGTTGATATATACTTTCCCTGAAGATTCTGCAACCAGTACTGGAGCTCCTTTCTGGTCTGCACCAAAAAGATTCCCTCAACCACTGCATTTCTCGTCTTCTGATTCGGGTCATCTAAATTTTGTGATGGCAGCTTCTATTTTACGGGCTGAAACATTTGGCATCCTGATTCCTGACTGGGTTAAGAACCCTAGGAAAATGGCTGAAGCAGTTGATAAGGTGATAGTACCTGACTTTCAGCCTAAGAAAGGTGTGAAAATAGAGACAGATGAGAAGGCCACCAGTCTTTCCACAGCTTCTATAGATGATGCAGCTGTTATTAATGATCTAATTGTCACTTTAGAGAGGTGCCGGACAAAACTGCCACCGAAGTTCAGAATGAAACCGATTCAGTTTGAGAAG GATGATGACACAAATTACCATATGGATGTGATTGCTGGGCTTGCCAATATGAGAGCACGGAATTACAGCATTCCTGAGGTTGACAAGCTTAAAGCCAAGTTCATAGCTGGACGGATCATTCCTGCAATTGCAACCTCAACCGCCATGGCCACTGGCCTTGTCTGCCTGGAGCTCTACAAAGCTGTGGATGGGGGCCACAAAGTTGAAGACTACAGGAACACATTTGCTAACTTAGCACTGCCTCTCTTTTCAATGGCTGAGCCAGTTCCGCCGAAGGTTATCAAGCATAAAGATATGAGCTGGACAGTTTGGGACAGGTGGATTCTGGAAGGCAATCCTACCCTTAAGGAACTTCTGGAGTGGCTGAAAGCGAAAGGCTTACATGCTTATAGCATTTCATGTGGAAATTGCATGCTCTATAATAGCATGTTCCCCAGGCACAAAGAGCGAATTGACAAAAAAGTAGCAGATCTTGCAAGGGAAGTAGCCAAGTTGGAAATTCCTCCATACCGTCGTCACTTGGATGTTGTTGTGGCAtgtgaggatgatgatgataatgacaTTGACATACCTCAAGTATCCATCTATTTCCGTTAG